CTATGAGGCATGTGGTTTAAAACACTTGTGTTTATGCTGACATGAATATGTGAGCTACTGTGTAAATAGGAAGGAAAAGCACTTcttcaaaacacatttgtgtttattaaaaaaaaaaaaacatttgcaacagTAAAAAGTGCACATCCTGAAACTTTACAAGctgctttttgacatttttttccccaacagaCAGATTTGAAACATTTGGATAAATACATCTGTTTTCACCAAGACTCCAAAACGAACATCTGAGTGAGGAATGCTTCCCGGCTGGAAAAAGGGTTTGGAAATGTGAAAAGGGAAAAACTTAGGCACCAAACCACACAGCTCAGGAAACCAAGGAGTGACTCATGCTTTAGCTGGAACGGGCTCCAAGGTTTTTATTTGAGTCTTTGAGTCAAGGCGTTGTGGAgcttagaacaaaaaaataaagagcaaTACCCACAACGGTGTAAACATTGATCAATGACACATAGATCTCACAGCCCAGATCTTTGCATTCTGGGATTAAGGAATAATCTCCGTTTAATTTCAGTCTCTGAGATAAGTGTGCAGGATTTAAGAGACGCCTCTTTAAATCTTTAGAGTTCTGGTGAAGCTGTCGGGGTCTCAGGACACGGCCAGGCTGTACGAGGGTGCGGGCGTTTCGGGGGTGCTTTTCCCCGTGGTTTTCATCTCCACCCTCATCGCCGAGCCGGAGTGATGCTCCGATGACAAACACTCGTGGCAGCGTTTGCCGATCAAGTAGAAGACTTCAAAGAAGGACAGCAGGATGCAGACCAGGCTGGTGATCACCATGAAGAGGGTGAAGATCCTCTTCTCGGTGGGGCGGGCGATGAAGCAGTCCACTTTGTTGGGGCAGGGGATCTCCTCGCACTTGATGAGCCGGGGGAAGTCATAGCCCTCGTAGATGTGGTAGAGGAGGTAAACGAAGGTGGCGTCCACGCCGATTTTGAAGAACAGGGTGAGGACGTAGGTCCACCACAGACCACCTCGCTTCTTCCCGGTGTTCTGGTAGAGCCGGGCAGACTCGTTGCCCAATTTGAGGCGGTATTTTTTCTCCCGGTCCTCCCTGTAGGCCACATGCATCACCACCAGCAGCGAGGGGCACGTGACGAAGATGAGCTGCAGGGCCCACAGCCGGATGTGGGAGACGGGGAAGAAGTGGTCGTAGCAGACGTTGTGGCAGCCCGGCTGGGCCGTGTTGCACTTGAAGTCCTTCTGTTCGTCCCCCCAGACCTTCTCTGCAGCCACCACATACACCAACACCCTGAAGAGGAAGACTATGGAGAGCCAGACTCTGCCGAAAGCCGTGGAGTACTTGTTCACTCCGCTGAGGAGGCCCTGGAGGAATGCCCAGTTCATGACGAGGCTTGTTCACCTGTCTTCTCTTCCAGCTGACAGAAGACAGAAGACGCTGTCCTGGCTTCGTCACACACTTCAAATcacctgaaacaaacaaaaaacaataattggACTACAAAGAATAAAATGACACTATATTTTCTTCAGTCTTCAAGATTAAAACTACAAACTTTGTGTCGCTTTCAGGTCTGatctttaaaaagaatatttggATGTTTACTCAGTAAATCTCAGCTCTAAGTATTTACTTGACAGTGTTTTCCTCTCAACAACTCTGGCTCAAACCAGTTTCTCCATACGGATCTCTCTTTAAATCACCACATCTATAGAAAACTCTCAAATCTAACAAAAAGAACATCTGAAGCTGACACATGTGTGAAAATCCGTTCCAGAACTCACAGATTATCCGCGCGCGGCACTTCAGATCGGGAGCGGAGCAGCAGTCTTCGCCTGAAAACCTCACTGGTGACTGAAGGCAGGAGAGGAGTGGAGGGGTGGAGCGCGTGCACCTCCAAAACACGCGACCTGTTCAGGTGTGGCAGGCGCTACTCCACCTCAAACTTGTTTGACCACACTCTAGTCGGGCACACTCTGAAAGTCGAGTTGTTTGATTGGGTTCATTGCAGTCTGTGACGTGAACTGCAGCTCCGAGTTCAagagctccctctagtggaTTTCTGAGGTTTCCGACGCGGTCCGTTTTACCACAGCAAAGATTGTGTGGAAGTGAAGATGCTCCACTCTGTCGTGACTTCTGATTTCACTGAGCATTGAAGGTTCTAGTgatgttatttttgattttcacagcTTTAGGTGCAAAGATTataatgctctttttttattgacatgttttttttttNNNNNNNNNNNNNNNNNNNNNNNNNNNNNNNNNNNNNNNNNNNNNNNNNNNNNNNNNNNNNNNNNNNNNNNNNNNNNNNNNNNNNNNNNNNNNGCAATCTCAGCTCTCAAGAATACAAAAGCTCCAAAAACACTAGACATCTGTAAATATCTTGAATTAATAACACGAAGAAACCAAAACAGTAAAtatagcatttatttatttattgtctctTGTTTGTTTACTGTCCTGcttatcttatttatttatttatttttcatttttttgtcccaCCATTCAATGTTTATATTTCTATGAGCATGAGTTCTAATGTGTTGATAGCATAGTACTTCTAAGtgttcaatcaaaaaaaaaagagtaaaggTTCTCGTTTTAATAGACAatccattttcaaaaacattcaaGGCGGTTATGGAGCCCCAGGACATAAAATTCAGAACATTCTTGCCTTAAAGTAATATTTGGTGACAATGTTGATTTCATTTGTGGCAATTTGTTggcaaaatgatttaatttagcctttttaacACATAAATTAGCCTTTTATGgcaacaaattagcattttgtgttcaaaagttagcattttgtgtgcacaaattagcatttcttttgtccaaaaatagtATTTCTACACATAAGTTAGAcgtttgtgtgcacaaatcagtattttggGCTCAAAAGTTAGCATTTATTGCACAGAAATTAGTATTTTCTGCAGACAATAAGCATTCTGTTCgcattttgtgagcacaaattaCTATATTCCATGTAtttatccatcttcttctgcttgtCTGGCACCAGGTCACagaggcagcagtctaagcaaagatgtccagacttccctctccccggccacttcctctggggggaccccaaaGCGATCCGAGCccagctgagagacatagtctctccagcgtgtcccaTGTCTTCCCAAGTTAGTACAGTGcatgcacaaattagcattctctgtgcacaaattagtattgtGCAGCCACAAATGAACAGAAGATACTAAAAGACTAATTATTAAACTATGCTAATTTGTTCCCTGAATATCATAATAAAATACCAAtttggccacaaaatactaCTATGTggacaaaaaatgcaaacttgtgtgcccaaattagcattttgtagctGCAAAGTAGTAGGAATTGAAAATGCCAAACtatttttatgtacaaaataaaGGTTGGTAAGTTACATTAAAGGTatatatgtcaaaaaaaaatatatttttaatattcagaaagtttaaaatgtgtaaaacatacattttctttgaataaCGACTCAGTACTTTgagtagttttttttagatatttaatttCTACTTTTGCCCTCATAACTTTACTTGTCACTGAGCATTTGACAATGTTGCAGTACTCTTTTCACCTCTTTATAAATCAAGGAAACAACTCCTTtggtattttttcttgtttttcttagaATGAATCTAATACATCTTGATGACAAAGcgttttgacaaaataattttttgttcttaaactaTAAGAAAAGAACATTGTTTACTAGTTTAATGCTCAAGTCTCAGCAGTAGAGACAAATAAAGCTCAAGTTTTGCTTTACTTGAATGAATCCAAGTCCCTCTTTACCAATTTCCTCACTTTTTGTgctatttataatttattcacAATTTAAGTTAACTGCAAActttctccatccatccatcttcttaaccgcttctccctttcggggtcgcggggtgccggagtctatcccggctactgatgggcgaaggcggggtacaccctggacaggtcgccagtctgtcacagggcctcaatcacacacacattcactctcacattcacacctaggggcaatttagagtcaccaattcacctatgaagcatgtttttctaccacgcatgcacggggagaacatgcaaactccacacagaaaggtcgcaaccgggatttgaaccagggccttctcgctgtgaggcaagagcgctaaccNNNNNNNNNNNNNNNNNNNNNNNNNNNNNNNNNNNNNNNNNNNNNNNNNNNNNNNNNNNNNNNNNNNNNNNNNNNNNNNNNNNNNNNNNNNNNtcttttctttataaaaagtatttaatgaaatatttacagGACAGaagatgaaaattaaaaaaatgcaaaagaccAGAAACACCCCTGCTGCTCTCAAATGACCATTTCTGCATTCGTTCACACGTATTCACCGCAGTCTGAGATGATCACTTTCTGCTTGGGTTTGCCATCTTTTGCCCCCTGAGCCTgcatcaaaaaacaaagaatgcaCATTTCAAAAGAAGGCCGactttatttgggtttttattaGTAAATGTTAGATTAATTGGAGTAAAAATTCTTTATAAATCAtcaaatcacaattttttaacTATGCAGCCTTATTTATAAATCCAGAAAtgctatatttatttaatttgttcatagaaaaatgatgttttatttccattattGTAAACTTAACCGTTTCAAAAGCttctacattaaaaaagtagcagaaaaacataaaatataaaatccaaATGCTGGAATCTATAAAGTTGTGCAGAAAAAGACCCTGCAGAAAAACTTTGCATAAATCCCTGCAGAGGTTCATAACTTAACAAGAACAAAGCTTGTGTTTCATTCTGTACCTCCATTGCTCGAACCACATCCATCCCATCCACCAGCTCTCCAAACACCACATGTTTGCCATCCAGCCAGTCGGTTTTGTCGGTTGTGATAAAAAACTGAGATCCGTTTGTGTTTGGTCCAGAGTTGGCCATGGACAGCTGCCCTGTGAGCAGAAGAAAGACGTTTCACCCGGGAAGCCCAAACAACCAGCTGCTGCTGTCCTCAATACCAGGACGCTGCTCACCTGGAGCCGTGTGTTTGAGCACGAAGTTTTCGTCGTCAAACTTTCGTCCGTAGATGGACTTCCCGCCGGTGCCGTTGTGGTTGGTGAAGTCGCCGCCTTGACACATGAACTGAGGTATAATGCGATGGAAGCTGCTTCCCTTGAAGCCAAAGCCCTTCTCGTGTGTGCACAAACAGCGgaaattctctttaaaaaaatgagagaaacaaTCAGTTATGAAAAGAATAATTACATAGGAAATTTCTAACTGTAAAAAGGGAGATTTCACTTTAAATCAAGAGGGCTGCAAACAGAGAACTGAGAGGCTCAGCTTGTGTCAGTTTGTGAGACATGGTATAAGTTACAGTAATGTGCTAGTCACACATTTTATAATGTAGGACTGTTGCTGcaattgcaacaaaaaatgtaaatatatttaggTGTTGCCCTTTTTCTCCAGCAGGGGTCATTATTGTTTTGTATATTGTGAACCCACAGCCCCAGACTATAAAAGACTATTAAGTCTCAATATGTTCAGGTCTTCTttcaaatgaaaactgtgtgtaacatagaataaaaaatattttttgaagaatttttaaatgacttaatCGACTGTGATTCTATTATGTGTAGCACTCATTTTAtccaaatttacattttcatttcgTTGCTTCTTTGTAATTAAATTTAACTGACTTTAGAggatttttttgactatttcacagcaacaaaaaaacattttcaaaggaaaaacgatgaaaaactaaactaaatttgAATGGTCTGGAAGACAAAGAACGTAtcttgttataaaaaaaagctatttgaacataactttttagtgccattaaaaaaagttaatcaaaaacataaatatgtttccaagtaaataaaaaaaataatagttaagTTCAGATAAATGTTGTGTGCACTTATCAGCAACATCAAAATAGACTCAAggataaatgtttgctttttttccagtggATTTTTAAGACTTTGTGCATCTTTTGGTGGAGTCTGCACACCTGCCGTCATCGGAACGATGTCCGCCCGCAGGAGGAAGCGCAGTCTTCCTGCTGGTTTGTTCCCAATCTTGATGTCCATGTAGACCTGTGGATTTACTCTGCTCTTTTTAGCTGGTGGCTCCGCCTGtacaatcagaaaaatgcagttactgtgttgtgtttttaagataaaCTCAAAACCCtgcaaataaatagataaacaataaaaaaaaaagagagaaactttATTTAGTTTGACTGTTAAcgtttatttaaatagtttctGATCAAACACTTTAAATGATTATAACATGATTTCCTgtcatcattaaaataaattaattaattttttaaaaagtgcagaaTCCCTCCAGGAGAAGAGGAGTGAGTATTCTGTTTCGTCAATCAAAATGCTAAACGTCGAACAAGAATAAAACCCCAAACATAAAGTGCTGGAAACAAGATTTTACATGTCATGAtatgatgtgtttttatataaattagaTATTTCACTCCTGACATAACTAATTTCAACATTGTGGACTTTACAGTCTTCCTTCACTTTTAGTCCAACTTGAAGCAAAgatatttcacaaaaatcagattttcaagGTGTCAAACCTTCACGTCAAAGACAACAAATGAAATAACAGAATAATAACCCCTTTAATGTTTCTGTgcttttaaattgatttgattattctttaaaaaataagatttaaagacAGTAAAGTTCTCACCTCCTGTGTTTTGCTGGTTGGTTCACCTGCTGCTGCCGCCTCCGCCTCAGCCTCCTCCAAGGTTTTTCCCGAAAACTTCTTCAGCCAGTCGTCATCCGACCACACTGACCACAAAAACAgggttaaaagttaaaattacaaaataaaaacagagcagattCTGA
The genomic region above belongs to Oryzias melastigma strain HK-1 linkage group LG22, ASM292280v2, whole genome shotgun sequence and contains:
- the ppie gene encoding peptidyl-prolyl cis-trans isomerase E; its protein translation is MAANKRVLYIGGLAEEVDEKVLHAAFIPFGDITDIQIPLDYETEKHRGFGFIEFELAEDAAAAIDNMNESELFGRTIRVNIAKPMRIKEGSSRPVWSDDDWLKKFSGKTLEEAEAEAAAAGEPTSKTQEAEPPAKKSRVNPQVYMDIKIGNKPAGRLRFLLRADIVPMTAENFRCLCTHEKGFGFKGSSFHRIIPQFMCQGGDFTNHNGTGGKSIYGRKFDDENFVLKHTAPGQLSMANSGPNTNGSQFFITTDKTDWLDGKHVVFGELVDGMDVVRAMEAQGAKDGKPKQKVIISDCGEYV
- the gjb10 gene encoding gap junction protein beta 10, with amino-acid sequence MNWAFLQGLLSGVNKYSTAFGRVWLSIVFLFRVLVYVVAAEKVWGDEQKDFKCNTAQPGCHNVCYDHFFPVSHIRLWALQLIFVTCPSLLVVMHVAYREDREKKYRLKLGNESARLYQNTGKKRGGLWWTYVLTLFFKIGVDATFVYLLYHIYEGYDFPRLIKCEEIPCPNKVDCFIARPTEKRIFTLFMVITSLVCILLSFFEVFYLIGKRCHECLSSEHHSGSAMRVEMKTTGKSTPETPAPSYSLAVS